In Bacteriovorax stolpii, a single genomic region encodes these proteins:
- a CDS encoding twitch domain-containing radical SAM protein, with translation MTSSTFCILPWLHSAIEADGRAFPCCLSTRDKAIGHLHQNSLAEIYNSPAYKKIRTDMLEGKKVASCTHCYDIEKCGGTSLRQDSNRDFQNEIEKRIAETAPDGTLPELNITSLDLRFSNACNFKCRTCGPNSSSSWYEDFNELTPSEKFTKILRPTKTKEEFWSMIDPMLPTLKKVYFAGGEPLLEPDHYLMLEKLLALKNTDLTLHYNTNFSAIKLGNKITFDYWKQFSDVSLFLSYDGFGKKGEYIRSGMDWKKIQENHRQMQSHSHIKYYITPTVSVLNAFHLPEFFSHLIEEELITDGSQIGLNIVHHPTFYNVTIFSQAEKKALRDLYLNFIEKKLKTYKIDNIEHLIQQLHMVLNYAEEKTEDSPSDRKMFLMQTVSLDKVRQEKMLALFPELIGFYQ, from the coding sequence GTGACCTCGTCGACCTTTTGCATTCTCCCTTGGTTGCATTCGGCAATCGAGGCAGATGGGCGAGCATTTCCTTGCTGCCTATCGACGAGAGATAAAGCGATTGGTCACCTTCACCAGAACTCACTGGCCGAAATTTACAATTCTCCCGCCTATAAAAAAATTCGCACAGATATGCTTGAAGGCAAAAAAGTCGCCTCCTGCACTCACTGCTACGATATTGAAAAATGCGGTGGAACTAGTTTAAGACAAGACTCTAACCGCGACTTTCAAAACGAGATCGAAAAGAGAATTGCCGAGACAGCACCAGATGGCACTCTTCCTGAACTTAATATCACTTCTCTTGATTTGCGCTTTTCTAATGCCTGCAACTTCAAGTGCCGCACATGTGGCCCCAATTCAAGTTCATCTTGGTATGAAGATTTTAATGAACTTACTCCCTCAGAGAAATTCACCAAAATCCTAAGACCGACAAAAACCAAAGAAGAATTCTGGAGCATGATAGACCCTATGCTACCGACACTTAAAAAAGTCTATTTTGCTGGCGGAGAGCCTCTACTTGAACCAGATCACTACCTGATGCTGGAAAAGCTTCTGGCCTTAAAAAACACTGATCTTACACTCCACTACAACACCAACTTCTCGGCCATTAAGCTGGGAAATAAAATCACTTTTGATTACTGGAAGCAATTTAGCGATGTAAGCCTTTTTTTAAGTTACGACGGATTTGGAAAAAAAGGCGAATATATCAGAAGCGGTATGGACTGGAAGAAAATCCAGGAAAACCACCGCCAGATGCAGTCTCACTCGCATATCAAATACTACATCACTCCAACGGTGAGTGTGCTCAACGCTTTTCATCTGCCCGAATTCTTCTCGCACCTGATTGAAGAGGAACTCATTACCGATGGAAGTCAGATTGGACTCAATATCGTCCACCACCCGACTTTTTATAATGTGACGATTTTCTCCCAGGCCGAAAAGAAGGCCCTAAGAGACTTATATTTAAATTTCATCGAGAAGAAACTTAAGACATACAAGATCGACAATATCGAGCATTTAATCCAACAACTTCACATGGTACTTAACTACGCTGAAGAAAAAACAGAAGACTCTCCTTCTGATAGAAAGATGTTCTTAATGCAAACAGTGTCTCTTGATAAAGTCAGACAGGAAAAGATGCTGGCCCTTTTTCCTGAACTCATTGGTTTTTACCAATAA